The genomic interval TGCGCGCACGACGAGCCGGCGCCTGGCCGAAAACCTGGCCGAATTCCTGGTCGAGGAGCGCCCGGTGCTGGTGCGCCCCGCCGACGTGGACGAGTTCGGCAGCGGCGTGGTGCGCCTGCGCGACGACATCGAACGCACCGCCAAGCGCATTGCCCGTTTGGAGCAGGCGCTGGCGCAATCCGCGCAATCGGCGTCAGCCCCCGCACCCGGCACGGCCCTGCCGCCACCGACGCCACCTGCCGCCCTCATTCCGACAACCCGCCCCAGCGGGGACACTACCCTGGATAGCTGATGATATTGAAATTCCTGCGCCTGCTTAAAATCTTCACGGTCGCAACCAAGTACGGCCTCGATGAAATTGCAATGTCCGGCTTCAACGCCCCGCGCACGGCACGCTTTGTCAGCGGCATGTTTTTCTGGCGCAGGCGCATTACCACCCCACGCGCGATTCGCCTGCGCCTGGCCCTGGAAGAGCTGGGCCCGATCTTCATCAAGTTCGGCCAGGTGCTGTCGACCCGGCGCGATCTGATGCCGCAGGATATCGCCGACGAACTGTCTCTGCTGCAAGACCGGGTGCCGCCCTTCGATTCCGCGCTCGCCATTGCCCAGATCACCGCCTCGCTCGGCGCCCACCCCGACCAGCTGTTCGCCAGTTTCGACCCGGTGCCCGTCGCCTCGGCCTCGATCGCCCAGGTGCACTTTGCGACCCTGAAAAACGGCAAGGAAGTCGCCGTCAAGGTGCTGCGTCCGGGCATGAAGAAAACCATCGACGAGGACATTGCCCTGATGCACATGGCGACCGGCCTGATCGAACGGGTGTGGGCGGAAAGCCGGCGTTTGAAACCGCGCGAAGTGGTCGCCGAATTCGACAAATACCTGCATGACGAGCTCGACCTGATGCGCGAGGCGGCCAATGCCAGCCAGCTGCGCCGGAATTTCGCGGACTCGGAACTGCTGATGGTGCCGGAAATGTACTGGGACTATTGCTCCAGTAGCGTCATCGTCATGGAACGCATGAAGGGTATTCCCGTCTCGCAGATCGAGCGCCTGGCAGCGGAAGGTGTCGACCTGCAAAAGCTGTCGCGCGATGGCGTCGAGATCTTCTTCACCCAGGTATTCCGCGATGGTTTTTTCCACGCCGATATGCACCCCGGTAACATCCTGGTGTCGGTCGAGCCGGAAACCTTCGGACGCTACATCGCGCTCGATTTCGGCATCGTCGGCACCCTGAACGACTTCGACAAGGATTACCTGTCGCAGAACTTCCTGGCCTTCTTCCGGCGCGACTACAAGCGCGTGGCCGAAGCCCACATCGAATCGGGCTGGGCGCCGAGGAATACCCGCGTCGACGAGCTCGAATCGGCCGTGCGTGCCTGCTGCGAGCCGATCTTCGACCGGCCCCTGAAAGACATTTCCTTCGGCCAGATCCTGCTGCGCCTGTTCCAGACTTCGCGCCGCTTCAATGTCGAGGTGCAGCCGCAACTGGTGCTGCTGCAAAAGACCCTGCTCAACATCGAAGGTCTGGGGCGCCAGCTCGACCCCAACCTCGACCTGTGGAAGACGGCAAAGCCCTACCTGGAGCGCTGGATGGCCGAGCAGGTCGGCTGGCGCGGTTTCGTCGAGCGCCTGAAGGCCGAGGCGCCGCGCTACGCCCACATCTTCCCGCAACTGCCGCGCCTGGCGCACCGCGCGCTGGAACAGCAGGCGCAGCCGCACCTGGCCACCCATGAACTGCTGAGCATGCTGGTAGTCGAGCAGCGCCGCACGAACCGCATGATCGGCTTCGTCGCCTGGCTGGCCGGCGGTATCGCCTCCGGCATCATCTTCGCGGCCCTGTTCGCGCGTTATGGCCAGCACCTCTGACGTCCCTGCGTTCCGGAGCCGCGATCCGCTCGCCCCTGATTTCTGGGACGAGCGCTTCGAACGTGATTTCACGCCCTACGGGACCGCGGCGGCGTGCCTGCCGCCGTGCGCGACTTCGTGGCGCGGTCGCCCGGGGCCTGCACGACCCTGATTCCCGGCTGCGGCAACGCCTATGAACTCGCTTTCCTGTGCGAAGCCGGCTGGGACGCCATCGCCATCGACTTTTCCCCGGCGGCCGTGCGCCGCGCGCGGGAACAGGTCGGTCCCTGGGCGGCACGGGTGGAAGAGGCGGATTTCTTCGCCTGGGAACCGCCGCGTCCGCTCGCGCTGATCTACGAACGCGCTTTCCTGTGTGCGATGCCGCCGGCGATGTGGCCGCGGGTCGCGGCGCGCTATGCGGCCTTGCTGCCAGTGGGCGGCTTGCTAGCAGGATTTTTCTTCATTGGAGAAACGCTGAAGGGACCGCCGTTCGGGATCGACCGCGCCGCGCTCGCGACGCTGCTGTCGCCCGATTTCGACCTGGTGGAAGAGGAGGCGGTGACCGATTCCTTGCCGGTGTTCGGCGATGGCGAGCGCTGGATGGTGTGGCGGCGCCGCTGAGCCCTCGCGCCAGCGGAACCCTGGTCCGGATCGTCGCGGACAAGCTCGGGCTTGAACTGCCCGGTGTACCCGGTCATTGAAACAACCCCGAAAGTTGGTGTCCAACTTTCGGGGTTCAGCCCGGCGAACCGGCGGGCTATGGCAAGCGGGAGGCGCTCCGATTATTCGGCGACGTCTGCGCCCACGTTGATGGCAGCATAGGCACGGGTCACGGCCTTCGCTTCCTTGCTGCCTGCACCATACAGCTCCGTCGCCGCGGCGATCATCTTGGCGCGTGCGTCAGCATAGGTCGACGACGAGGTCAGCTTGGTCGTGTTGGCGCGGAACCAGATGCGGTAGGCATGGTCGATCCCGATACCGGTCATGGCCCTGGGCAGCTGGGTCAGGTAAGACGAGTACATCTCCGAGGTGGAGGTGGCATTCGACCCCATGGACAGGAAGTAGAACATCCGGTTGTTCGGGCCCGAGCTATTGTGCACGTCCAGGTTCCTCAGGCTGGTCGACCAGGCATCCTTGGAGACGCCATCCTTCGATGGTTTCCACATCCAGCGCAGCGGGGTACCGGTCTTCGAGATTTCCTTGCCCATCATCCAGTCGTTCTTGCCCGCCGGGATCACGGTGCCGGTGCCGCCGTTCCGGGCATACGCTTCCACCGCCTCGCCATTGATGTCGGAGGAGGACTCGTTCAGGCCGCCCGACTCGCCACGGTAGGTCAGGTTCGAGGTAGCGGCAGTCACGCCATGGCCCATTTCGTGGCCGATCACGTCAATCGAACCCAGGCTGTAGAACCTGTTGCCGTCGCCGATGTACATGCACCTGCAGGTGTCGGTATAGAAGGCGTTGTCATAGGCGGTGCCGACGTGCACGGCAATATAGGTCGCCGTGTTTCTGCCGTCCAGGGACCTCCATCCCATGACGTTCTTCATGGTGTCGTAGGTGTTCATCATGCCCCACAAGGCGTTGACCGCTGCGGTCTGGCCGTTGGCATTGGTGGTGCTGCCGCCGCTGATGTATTGCTTGCCATCGCCCCAGCTGTTACTCGCGTTGGTGTAGATCAGCCCCGGCTGCGGGTTGGAAGTCGAGCTGTGGTTGGCGTTGGTGATGGCCATGCCGCCGAAAGTGCCGCCCACGCCACGGGTAGTGTCGAGCATCTTGTACTGGGTGCCGCTCAGGGTGGTCTGGATCGGGACGGTGCCGTTGTACTGGCTGTAGCCGGTGCCGGCCACGGTGTGCAGCATGCTCCACTGGTCGAGCACGGCGCCGTTGGCAGCGTCGATCACGGTGTTGAAGTAGACGGGTTTGTTGCCCTTGTTCGCACGGGTCTCGACCAGATAGGCCAGCTTGTAGCCCTCGACCACGTCTTCGACGTCCAGTGCGTTCAGCTCGGCTTCCTTCTTGTTGGCGGCGCCGGCGACACGCTGCTGCTTCACGATCGGGAAGATGATGGTTTCAGCCTTTGGCGCCACCACATGCTTGTCGGCACCGCCCAGGCCGGCAACGGCTGCCTTGATGGCTGCGTCGGCGCTGATTGCGGCAACAAGCGACACGCCCGACCTGGAAATCTTGTCGCGGCGTTCCGAATGGGACTGGCTCACGATGCTGCCGCGCGCATCCGTCGTCACCACCGATTCCGATTCAAAAATGCGGATGCCCTTGTACGTGTGATGCAAGCGCGTCACCTGCAGGCCCTCGGGCCCCGGGTATTCCATGCTTTTTGCATAGCCGTGGTTGTTGTCCAGGCCATTCCTCAGGCGTTCAGCGTTCAGTGCGTTGACCACCTTATCGGTATTGCCATTACCTGCGTAAGCTCCGGTTGCTGCCAATGCGAGGGCAGCTGCAATCAAAGTCTTCTGCAAAATCATTTTTCCGTCTCCAGTTATTAATAAAATTTTATTTCTGACTTGCCTAGAGACGATAGGTTGCTGGACTAAACGGAGTCAACAGGAAACGCATGGCGCATTATTTGCCGTGTCGGATTTGGAACACCGCCAACCGTCGAGGATATTTTCCTGGCTATTTAATACGCTGATGCAAATGCGGGTGCAGCAGCACATCGACAATATCTGCGTAGAAAGCACGTATAAAACAAATGGGCCCAAGCTATGCGATTGCGCATTCATGCGTCGATTGAATCCAGAGCGGAGCGAGGCGACATGCCGAATACGGCAGGCAACGAAGCTGTCTTGAACCGCAGCTACCGGACGCGCTTTTCGCTTCACGACGGAGATTCGCATCGTATCGATGAGCGGGCTGCGAGAAATTTAAAGATGAAATGTGACAACATTCCCAATTTGTAATAATTGGGTGTGCCATTCCGCGCGGTCATATTCCCGTCGTGTAGCGGGCCGGTTCCCTATAAAGGCTATGCCGGGCGATTGAATTGCTGAGTTCAATACTCCCGGTTTTCAATTGCGGAGGCATTAATGCGGCTATCCCATGCGGCGATATGGAATCTGTCGATCACGCTCGCAAAATGCCCGAGCGAGTGGCGCAGCTTCGCCAGGTCGACCAGCCAGTCCTGCTCGGCCTTGCGATAACCCAGCGGCAGCATAATCGGCGGCAGGTTTCCCGGCCTTCGTTGCGGAAACCGAGCATCTCGTTGGTGAGGTCGGTGACGGTGTCGACCGACGCGACGGGCGTCATCTGGCTGGCCGAGCAGGGGAGGGGGAGCGCACTGTGCCTGCGCCTGTTTGCGCAAGCCCGCCTGGCGGCGGGACGGCTGGTCGAGGTGTTGCCGCAGCCGGGTGGTCGGACGCGCACGTTCCCGGTTGCCTGTCCGCCCCGCCGCGGCTTGTCGGGGGCGTCGCGCGCTGATCGACATGTTGGTAGCCGCGCGGGAAGGGGCGACGACAGGGCCAAAAAAAATGCCCGCTGATGCGGGCGACTGAAGTACAGCGTTCTTGTACGGCCATGCG from Massilia sp. Se16.2.3 carries:
- a CDS encoding M4 family metallopeptidase yields the protein MILQKTLIAAALALAATGAYAGNGNTDKVVNALNAERLRNGLDNNHGYAKSMEYPGPEGLQVTRLHHTYKGIRIFESESVVTTDARGSIVSQSHSERRDKISRSGVSLVAAISADAAIKAAVAGLGGADKHVVAPKAETIIFPIVKQQRVAGAANKKEAELNALDVEDVVEGYKLAYLVETRANKGNKPVYFNTVIDAANGAVLDQWSMLHTVAGTGYSQYNGTVPIQTTLSGTQYKMLDTTRGVGGTFGGMAITNANHSSTSNPQPGLIYTNASNSWGDGKQYISGGSTTNANGQTAAVNALWGMMNTYDTMKNVMGWRSLDGRNTATYIAVHVGTAYDNAFYTDTCRCMYIGDGNRFYSLGSIDVIGHEMGHGVTAATSNLTYRGESGGLNESSSDINGEAVEAYARNGGTGTVIPAGKNDWMMGKEISKTGTPLRWMWKPSKDGVSKDAWSTSLRNLDVHNSSGPNNRMFYFLSMGSNATSTSEMYSSYLTQLPRAMTGIGIDHAYRIWFRANTTKLTSSSTYADARAKMIAAATELYGAGSKEAKAVTRAYAAINVGADVAE